The proteins below are encoded in one region of Peribacillus muralis:
- a CDS encoding YfhE family protein produces the protein MSKKNEKEKSNLTSTQAILYAREFKNADRAGGFNEKRSRR, from the coding sequence TTGTCCAAAAAAAATGAAAAAGAAAAAAGTAATTTAACGAGCACCCAAGCCATTCTTTATGCACGGGAATTTAAAAATGCAGATCGTGCTGGCGGCTTTAACGAGAAAAGATCGCGCCGTTAA
- a CDS encoding universal stress protein, giving the protein MLCSKILVAYDESELALKSLEKAIELAKLDPAIEVQVLHAVTLPIKPNIYGNAFQEIEESMRKYGNELIGKAETLLSDIPNDSQTFVVEGSAITALLEHAKSHNCDLIIMGSRGLSGFKEFLGSVSHYIVQHSPVPVLLVK; this is encoded by the coding sequence ATGCTTTGTTCAAAAATACTAGTTGCTTATGATGAGTCTGAATTGGCACTTAAATCTTTAGAAAAAGCGATAGAGTTAGCGAAGCTCGATCCAGCCATTGAAGTGCAGGTACTTCACGCTGTTACATTACCGATCAAACCTAATATATATGGCAATGCCTTTCAGGAAATAGAAGAATCGATGCGTAAATATGGCAATGAATTAATAGGGAAAGCGGAAACCCTATTATCTGATATTCCAAACGATTCCCAAACATTTGTCGTCGAAGGGTCTGCCATCACGGCTTTATTGGAACATGCGAAATCCCATAACTGTGACCTTATCATCATGGGCAGCCGCGGATTAAGCGGATTCAAGGAGTTCCTCGGCAGTGTAAGCCACTACATCGTTCAGCATTCTCCCGTGCCCGTCCTATTAGTTAAATAA
- the cidR gene encoding cidABC operon transcriptional activator CidR, whose amino-acid sequence MDIKHLQYFIEVSNFNNFTRAANHLFITQPAISKMIKNLETELGVELFDRSRKQLILTDAGRVVLEQAKLIDKAFRNLETEVDNLLGLKKGHIRIGLPPIIDASFFPRILSRFHEQYPNITFQLVEDGSKKIEESVQKDLIDIGVIVLPTNTALFHHFSFLEEDINLIVYPSHPFADREEIDLAELKNESFILFNKDYVLRDLIISSCSEAGFSPHIVTESSRWDFIEEMVYCKLGVALLPESLCRHDERVRSIKVKQPFISWKLGFIWSKDHYLSYAAKEWLKYTKEALTSRNAFFK is encoded by the coding sequence ATGGATATTAAACATTTACAGTACTTTATTGAGGTAAGCAATTTTAATAATTTCACTCGGGCAGCCAATCATTTATTCATTACCCAGCCAGCCATCAGCAAGATGATTAAAAACCTTGAGACCGAGCTTGGCGTCGAGCTTTTTGATCGTTCGCGGAAGCAATTGATCCTGACTGATGCTGGCAGGGTTGTCTTGGAGCAGGCAAAGTTGATTGATAAAGCCTTTCGTAATCTGGAAACGGAAGTGGATAATTTACTAGGCTTGAAAAAGGGACATATTCGCATTGGATTGCCTCCAATCATCGATGCTTCTTTCTTCCCCCGGATTCTTAGCCGGTTTCATGAGCAATATCCCAATATAACCTTTCAGTTAGTGGAGGATGGTTCAAAAAAAATTGAAGAATCAGTCCAAAAGGACCTAATAGATATAGGCGTGATCGTCCTTCCAACCAACACCGCCCTTTTCCACCATTTTTCTTTTTTAGAAGAAGACATCAACTTGATTGTGTATCCTTCCCATCCATTTGCGGATCGGGAAGAAATCGATTTGGCCGAGCTGAAAAACGAATCCTTCATCTTATTCAACAAAGATTACGTCCTTCGGGATCTAATCATTTCTTCCTGCAGTGAAGCCGGTTTTTCACCGCATATCGTCACGGAAAGTTCACGTTGGGATTTCATTGAAGAAATGGTTTACTGTAAGCTTGGCGTTGCTCTTTTACCTGAAAGCTTGTGCCGGCATGATGAACGTGTGAGGTCGATCAAGGTTAAGCAACCATTCATTAGCTGGAAGCTTGGCTTCATTTGGAGCAAGGACCATTACCTTTCATACGCCGCAAAAGAATGGCTGAAATATACCAAGGAAGCGCTCACCAGCCGAAATGCATTCTTTAAGTGA
- a CDS encoding thiolase family protein yields MREVVIVEGIRTPVGRRNGVLKDIRPDDLAGEVLKKLIEKADIDPTLVDDVILGCVSQSSEQAGDIARVAALIAGYPVEVPGTTIDRQCGSSQQAVHFASQAILSGDMDVVVAGGVENMSRVPMGSNYQGAITSQKYLDGYEVINQGISAERIAKKWGITREECDQFSVESHSKAIRAQKEGYFEREIISVIGTDKEGNHLEVTEDQGPRSGTNLEVLSGLKPVFQENGLIHAGNSSQISDGAAALLLMERSKAVELGLKPRFKVHTRVVVGSDPTLMLTGPIPATQKALEKAGLSIDDIDIFEVNEAFAPVPIAWLKETGADPKKLNPNGGAIALGHPLGGSGARIMVSMIHELERIGGRYGLQTMCEGHGMANATIIERLD; encoded by the coding sequence ATGCGAGAAGTGGTTATCGTGGAAGGAATCCGCACTCCAGTCGGCAGGCGGAACGGTGTCTTGAAAGACATTCGCCCGGACGATCTGGCAGGGGAAGTATTAAAGAAGCTAATTGAAAAGGCGGATATAGACCCTACCCTCGTAGATGACGTCATTTTAGGATGCGTTTCACAGTCTAGTGAGCAGGCCGGCGATATAGCCCGGGTAGCTGCATTGATTGCCGGTTATCCGGTTGAGGTGCCAGGAACGACCATTGATCGTCAATGCGGCTCAAGTCAACAGGCCGTCCATTTCGCTTCCCAGGCCATCTTGTCGGGAGATATGGATGTAGTCGTCGCGGGCGGCGTCGAAAACATGTCCCGAGTCCCTATGGGATCGAATTACCAAGGGGCGATAACGAGTCAAAAGTATTTAGACGGCTACGAGGTGATCAACCAAGGTATATCTGCTGAGAGGATCGCAAAGAAGTGGGGGATTACACGGGAGGAATGCGATCAGTTTTCCGTTGAGAGCCATAGCAAGGCGATACGTGCCCAAAAAGAAGGATATTTCGAACGGGAAATCATCTCCGTTATCGGGACAGACAAAGAAGGTAATCATCTGGAGGTTACGGAAGATCAAGGTCCAAGGAGTGGAACCAACCTGGAGGTACTCTCAGGCCTGAAGCCGGTTTTTCAAGAAAATGGATTGATTCACGCTGGCAACTCAAGTCAAATCAGTGACGGTGCTGCTGCTTTATTATTGATGGAGCGCAGCAAAGCCGTAGAACTAGGGTTGAAACCCCGTTTCAAGGTGCATACAAGGGTCGTCGTCGGTTCAGATCCGACGCTGATGCTGACCGGACCGATTCCCGCTACGCAAAAAGCATTGGAAAAAGCGGGGCTATCCATCGATGATATCGATATTTTTGAAGTGAATGAGGCTTTTGCTCCTGTACCGATTGCCTGGCTTAAAGAAACCGGGGCAGATCCGAAGAAGCTGAATCCTAATGGCGGGGCAATTGCCTTAGGACATCCTCTTGGGGGCAGTGGTGCGCGAATCATGGTATCCATGATCCATGAGCTGGAAAGGATAGGCGGACGCTATGGCTTGCAAACAATGTGTGAGGGACATGGGATGGCCAACGCCACCATCATTGAAAGATTGGATTGA
- a CDS encoding MerR family transcriptional regulator, whose product MYTISELANEFELTTRTLRYYEELGMLKPKRTGSGKRVYGKKEYAQLKIIMRGKKYGFSLVEIKDIVLLFDKDRTGIRQLEKTIDTAAQKLNEVNERIKELSELKQDFEQMIQGFNKNLHDLKMNEKLASDKFNMNLGFDDRQR is encoded by the coding sequence ATGTACACCATTTCTGAGTTAGCGAATGAATTCGAATTGACGACAAGGACGCTCCGGTATTACGAAGAATTAGGCATGTTAAAGCCAAAGCGTACAGGATCAGGAAAAAGAGTGTATGGAAAGAAAGAGTATGCACAACTGAAAATCATCATGCGTGGGAAGAAATATGGGTTCTCGTTAGTGGAAATAAAGGATATTGTCCTTTTGTTTGATAAGGACAGGACAGGCATCAGGCAATTGGAAAAAACGATTGATACGGCAGCACAGAAATTAAATGAAGTAAATGAGCGCATAAAAGAGTTGAGTGAATTGAAACAGGATTTTGAGCAGATGATTCAAGGCTTCAATAAAAACCTTCATGACCTGAAAATGAATGAAAAACTGGCAAGTGACAAATTTAATATGAATTTAGGTTTTGATGATCGACAAAGATGA
- the recX gene encoding recombination regulator RecX, with product MPNITKITTQKKRKDRYNIFVDEKYAFSVDEEVLLKYQLKKGTELDDLLLAEIQFHDEIQKAFTDALHYLSYRMRSESEIRLYLKKKETEEPIIKEAIYKLYSFNYLDDLEFAKAYVRTHVNGGNKGPTTLKLELKEKGIKEKLVLEAMKEYPLDLQIEHARNLAGKSIKKEKNISERALRQKVEQTLLRKGFPRDVILEALEDVTVEKDEDEQWSSLCHHAQKLERRYGNLERFEYEQKMKQALYRKGYPIELIDRFLSNSDFD from the coding sequence ATGCCAAATATAACAAAGATAACAACCCAAAAAAAACGTAAAGACCGTTATAACATATTCGTTGATGAAAAATATGCCTTCAGCGTGGACGAAGAAGTTTTACTTAAATATCAGTTGAAAAAGGGTACGGAACTGGATGACCTCCTGCTAGCTGAAATACAATTCCATGATGAAATCCAAAAGGCATTTACAGATGCCCTTCATTATTTATCATACCGGATGAGATCGGAATCGGAAATTCGCCTTTATTTGAAAAAGAAGGAAACGGAAGAGCCGATTATCAAAGAAGCGATATATAAGCTGTATAGCTTTAACTATTTGGACGACCTTGAATTTGCCAAGGCCTATGTACGGACACATGTGAATGGCGGCAATAAGGGCCCGACTACCTTAAAGCTTGAGCTAAAGGAAAAAGGAATAAAAGAAAAATTGGTTCTCGAAGCCATGAAGGAATACCCATTAGATTTGCAAATAGAGCATGCAAGAAATCTTGCAGGAAAATCAATAAAAAAGGAAAAGAACATTTCGGAGCGGGCATTAAGGCAAAAGGTTGAACAGACCTTATTAAGAAAAGGTTTCCCCAGAGACGTCATCCTTGAAGCGCTTGAAGATGTGACAGTGGAAAAGGATGAAGATGAACAATGGAGTTCCCTTTGCCATCATGCGCAAAAATTGGAGCGTCGTTATGGAAATCTTGAACGCTTTGAATATGAGCAGAAAATGAAGCAGGCTTTATACCGAAAAGGTTATCCAATCGAATTAATAGATCGGTTTCTTTCCAATTCCGACTTTGATTAA
- a CDS encoding YfhH family protein yields the protein MSDVRYSKLSAYELQQEIAALTEKARKAEQLGMVNEYSVLERKVTMARAYLLNPDDFKKGEIYQIDGDPGVYFKIDYMNGVFAWGYRLGGSGKEEALPISMLK from the coding sequence ATGAGTGACGTAAGATACAGCAAGTTGTCGGCCTATGAACTACAGCAGGAAATTGCAGCATTGACTGAAAAGGCAAGAAAGGCTGAGCAGTTGGGGATGGTTAATGAATATTCTGTATTGGAACGTAAAGTGACGATGGCCAGGGCTTATTTGCTGAATCCCGATGATTTCAAAAAAGGGGAAATCTATCAGATTGATGGTGATCCAGGTGTCTATTTCAAAATTGATTATATGAATGGGGTATTCGCCTGGGGTTACCGCCTAGGTGGTAGTGGGAAGGAAGAAGCACTCCCGATCTCGATGCTGAAATAA
- a CDS encoding TIGR01777 family oxidoreductase, with the protein MKIAIAGGSGFVGTALIDELLKENHDLYILTRHPEKYKKQPKLQYIRWLTKNAKPEDHLAGLDAFINLAGESLNDGRWTPERKRRIVESRVDACKEMNRILSSLPNKISVIINASAIGYYGISDKDTFTETSESVGDDFLARTVKLWEKEAAKSRPYSNRLVLTRFGVILGESGGALPMMVLPYKFFGGGKIGKGNQWLSWIHVQDVVRAISFCINEQRMEGPINFTAPAPVQMDAFGKTIGAVMHRPHWFPVPPFILKSVLGERSILVLEGQNVLPAKLIEQGFTFTFPSLKEALQASLKKESHV; encoded by the coding sequence ATGAAAATAGCCATTGCTGGTGGAAGCGGTTTTGTCGGCACAGCCCTTATTGATGAATTACTTAAAGAAAATCACGATTTATATATATTGACCCGCCATCCAGAAAAATACAAAAAACAGCCAAAGCTCCAATATATCCGCTGGTTGACCAAAAACGCAAAGCCCGAGGACCACTTGGCGGGGCTTGATGCTTTTATAAACCTTGCAGGTGAATCTTTAAATGACGGGCGTTGGACTCCTGAACGAAAACGGAGGATTGTCGAAAGCAGGGTTGATGCTTGCAAGGAGATGAACAGAATCCTTTCTTCACTGCCCAATAAGATATCTGTCATCATCAACGCCAGTGCGATAGGATATTATGGGATTTCTGATAAAGATACCTTTACCGAGACATCTGAATCGGTTGGTGATGATTTCCTGGCGAGGACTGTTAAACTATGGGAAAAGGAAGCAGCTAAATCACGGCCATACAGCAACAGGCTCGTCCTTACAAGATTTGGAGTGATTCTGGGCGAAAGCGGAGGTGCATTGCCCATGATGGTATTGCCCTATAAATTTTTCGGCGGAGGAAAGATTGGCAAGGGAAATCAGTGGCTTTCCTGGATTCATGTTCAAGATGTGGTCCGGGCAATATCCTTTTGCATCAATGAACAGCGTATGGAGGGACCCATCAATTTCACGGCACCTGCCCCCGTCCAAATGGATGCATTCGGTAAAACGATAGGAGCTGTCATGCACCGTCCCCATTGGTTTCCTGTACCTCCATTCATCCTGAAATCCGTGCTCGGTGAAAGGAGCATTTTAGTGCTTGAAGGACAAAACGTCCTTCCCGCAAAACTGATTGAACAAGGATTCACGTTTACCTTTCCATCCCTTAAAGAGGCTTTACAAGCTAGCTTAAAAAAAGAATCTCACGTATGA
- a CDS encoding YfhD family protein → MGRINIHHNRDKNKQKLPQVPKNLKSDGLDVEYSSELADQEDIEAQARANAADRRAHNR, encoded by the coding sequence ATGGGACGCATTAACATACATCATAATCGAGATAAAAATAAACAAAAATTGCCACAAGTTCCTAAAAACCTGAAGAGTGACGGACTTGACGTTGAATATTCTTCGGAACTGGCTGACCAGGAAGACATCGAGGCACAAGCTCGGGCAAACGCAGCCGATCGTCGAGCTCATAATCGCTAA
- a CDS encoding YfhJ family protein: MNDYHERLTKILLEKNDHITYEQALTWVELLWEDFEATYAKAGHEYAGEEMTLRVVRTWIDNYGEQFHEFIAKNPKYQHLLNHQNRLH; encoded by the coding sequence ATGAATGATTACCATGAAAGATTAACCAAGATACTGCTTGAGAAAAATGACCACATCACGTATGAGCAAGCTTTGACTTGGGTGGAATTATTATGGGAGGATTTCGAAGCGACCTATGCAAAAGCTGGACATGAATATGCCGGGGAAGAAATGACGTTACGTGTCGTAAGAACCTGGATTGATAATTACGGTGAGCAATTCCACGAATTCATTGCAAAAAATCCCAAATATCAACATTTACTAAATCATCAGAATCGGCTGCATTAA
- a CDS encoding 3-hydroxyacyl-CoA dehydrogenase yields MDIQETIAAVTGGASGLGAAAVRNIVKKGGRAIILDLSEANGIKMEKELGNSVLYVKTDVTSEESVSRALERGIEKFGSINTVINCAGVAIARKVIGREGAHELEAFSKVVTINLVGTFNVIRLASLKMIENEPNQEGERGVIINTASVAAFEGQIGQAAYSASKGGVVGMTLPIARELATKGIRVVTIAPGLFHTPMFDSLPEEARMSLGKTVPFPSRLGYPEEYAKLTESIITNPMLNGETIRLDGAIRMSPK; encoded by the coding sequence TTGGATATTCAAGAAACCATTGCAGCAGTGACAGGAGGAGCTTCAGGTCTGGGAGCGGCGGCGGTAAGGAACATCGTTAAAAAAGGTGGAAGAGCGATCATCCTTGATCTCTCGGAGGCAAATGGAATAAAAATGGAAAAGGAATTGGGGAATTCAGTCTTGTATGTCAAAACCGATGTAACCAGTGAGGAAAGTGTGAGCAGAGCCTTGGAAAGAGGCATTGAAAAATTCGGGAGCATTAATACGGTCATTAATTGTGCTGGTGTTGCAATAGCACGGAAGGTTATCGGCCGGGAAGGTGCACATGAATTGGAAGCGTTCTCAAAAGTGGTGACTATCAATTTGGTCGGTACATTTAATGTTATCCGTCTTGCTTCCCTAAAAATGATCGAAAATGAACCGAACCAAGAAGGAGAGCGCGGGGTGATCATCAATACTGCCTCGGTAGCTGCCTTTGAAGGGCAAATAGGACAAGCCGCCTATAGTGCCTCCAAGGGAGGAGTGGTTGGAATGACCCTGCCGATTGCCAGGGAGCTTGCCACAAAGGGGATCCGTGTCGTAACGATAGCACCTGGCTTGTTCCATACACCAATGTTCGACTCATTGCCTGAAGAAGCGAGGATGTCCCTGGGGAAAACCGTGCCATTTCCTTCGCGGCTCGGATATCCAGAAGAGTATGCGAAACTTACGGAAAGCATCATCACCAATCCGATGCTCAATGGAGAAACGATCAGGCTGGACGGGGCCATCCGGATGTCACCTAAGTAA
- a CDS encoding fatty acid--CoA ligase: MSITIKNIFDQTVQEFPIKEAIYDVRRNIRYTYIQWNDQVNRLAAALQAEGVRKGDRVSTYLYNNEELATAFFACAKIGAIFNPINFRLMPEEVSFILNDAAPKVVLFERELESAITAIEKRFPETGFWYIDDDVPGYAKGYRQKLASVLSQPAEVEVHEDDVYAIMYTSGTTGRPKGVIHLHKDMVKQAAILREALNYDRSDIGLITAPMFHCAELHCCFLPRVQVGAMNVILHQFNPKKVMELVESEGITKLFAVPTMWNMLIQENLDEYKFQSLKLGLYGAAPMAPSLVRACQEELGIQFIQAYGMTEMGPAITLLLEDDQVRKAGSAGKACPEHDIIIVRPNDDGPSEPEDILEPGETGEILVKGPCIMKGYFQKDAETERALYKGWYHSGDIGYLDEDGYLWVKDRVDDMIISGGENVYPREVEDTLHGHPLVFDCAVIGQPHEKWGETVTAFVVAKGSGLAELDLENWCKNSDALANYKRPRRYIFCEELPRNASGKIQKFLLRKRLEEIAHDKR, encoded by the coding sequence ATGTCAATAACGATTAAAAATATCTTTGATCAGACCGTTCAAGAATTCCCCATTAAAGAGGCTATCTACGATGTGAGAAGAAATATCCGCTACACGTATATCCAATGGAATGACCAGGTTAATCGATTGGCGGCTGCCCTTCAGGCGGAAGGCGTTCGAAAGGGCGACAGAGTCTCTACATACCTATACAACAATGAAGAGCTTGCCACTGCCTTCTTTGCCTGTGCAAAAATCGGCGCAATCTTTAATCCAATCAACTTCCGCCTCATGCCTGAAGAAGTGTCCTTCATTCTAAATGATGCAGCACCAAAGGTCGTTTTATTCGAACGTGAATTGGAATCAGCCATTACGGCCATTGAAAAGCGATTCCCGGAAACTGGTTTCTGGTACATTGATGATGATGTGCCAGGTTATGCGAAAGGTTACCGCCAAAAATTGGCGAGCGTCCTCTCTCAGCCGGCTGAAGTGGAGGTTCATGAGGATGATGTTTATGCCATCATGTATACGAGTGGGACGACAGGGCGTCCGAAAGGGGTCATTCACCTTCATAAAGATATGGTCAAACAAGCAGCCATTTTAAGAGAGGCCCTGAATTATGATCGTTCTGATATCGGTTTGATCACTGCACCGATGTTTCATTGTGCCGAACTGCATTGCTGTTTTTTACCTCGCGTCCAGGTTGGGGCCATGAATGTCATCCTCCACCAGTTCAATCCGAAAAAGGTGATGGAGCTAGTTGAGTCAGAGGGAATCACCAAGTTATTCGCTGTGCCTACGATGTGGAACATGCTCATTCAGGAAAACTTGGACGAGTATAAATTCCAAAGCTTGAAGCTGGGACTATATGGAGCGGCGCCAATGGCTCCATCGCTTGTACGTGCTTGTCAGGAAGAACTAGGCATCCAGTTCATCCAAGCATATGGAATGACTGAAATGGGGCCAGCCATCACACTCTTGCTGGAAGATGATCAAGTAAGGAAGGCGGGATCTGCCGGCAAGGCATGTCCGGAACATGATATCATTATTGTCCGCCCGAATGATGACGGGCCATCGGAGCCAGAAGACATACTGGAGCCAGGGGAAACAGGGGAAATCCTTGTGAAGGGTCCGTGTATCATGAAAGGCTATTTTCAAAAGGATGCAGAGACGGAAAGGGCACTTTATAAAGGCTGGTACCATTCCGGTGATATTGGTTACCTGGATGAAGATGGATATTTGTGGGTCAAGGACCGAGTGGACGACATGATCATTTCCGGAGGTGAAAACGTGTACCCACGGGAAGTGGAAGACACACTTCATGGGCATCCACTTGTATTCGACTGTGCGGTAATTGGTCAACCACATGAAAAATGGGGAGAAACGGTAACGGCGTTCGTGGTCGCTAAAGGCTCTGGGTTAGCCGAACTCGATTTGGAAAACTGGTGTAAGAATAGCGATGCACTAGCTAACTACAAACGACCAAGGAGATATATTTTCTGTGAAGAGTTGCCGCGAAATGCAAGTGGGAAAATACAAAAATTCCTCCTTCGTAAACGGCTCGAAGAAATCGCTCATGACAAGAGGTAG
- a CDS encoding amino acid ABC transporter ATP-binding protein, whose protein sequence is MIKIENLKKSFGENEVLKNVNAIVSPQEVVVVIGPSGSGKSTFLRCINQLETITEGHIFIEGLDTTDKEVNINKVRTEVGMVFQHFNLFPHKTVIENIMLAPVKVRKVSKEQAAQRGMDLLKKVGLAEKANAYPDSLSGGQKQRVAIARALAMEPKIMLFDEPTSALDPEMVGEVLEVMKQLAKEGMTMVVVTHEMGFAKEVGDRVIFMDEGYIIEENIPSEIFNHPQQERTKAFLSKVL, encoded by the coding sequence ATGATCAAGATCGAGAATCTTAAGAAATCCTTCGGGGAGAATGAAGTGTTGAAAAATGTCAATGCAATCGTTTCCCCACAGGAAGTGGTTGTGGTAATCGGGCCTTCTGGATCGGGTAAATCAACTTTTCTCCGGTGTATAAATCAATTGGAAACGATTACAGAAGGACATATTTTCATCGAAGGTCTCGATACGACGGACAAAGAGGTCAATATCAATAAAGTCAGAACGGAAGTTGGCATGGTATTTCAGCATTTTAACTTATTTCCTCATAAAACGGTTATTGAGAACATCATGCTGGCACCTGTAAAGGTCCGCAAGGTTTCCAAAGAACAGGCAGCGCAAAGAGGGATGGACCTTCTTAAGAAAGTGGGTCTTGCCGAAAAGGCGAATGCTTACCCCGATTCATTATCAGGGGGACAAAAGCAACGTGTGGCCATTGCCAGGGCGCTGGCAATGGAGCCAAAAATCATGTTATTCGACGAGCCGACCTCTGCTCTTGATCCTGAAATGGTCGGTGAGGTGCTTGAGGTAATGAAGCAGCTGGCAAAGGAAGGGATGACGATGGTGGTTGTAACCCATGAAATGGGATTCGCAAAAGAAGTTGGCGACCGGGTGATTTTCATGGATGAAGGATATATCATCGAAGAAAACATTCCCAGTGAGATTTTCAATCATCCGCAACAGGAGCGAACTAAAGCCTTTTTAAGCAAAGTACTCTAA
- a CDS encoding acyl-CoA dehydrogenase family protein, with protein MKHPYLNEEHDIFRKSFRRFLEKEAVPNYERWEEERIIPRSFWMKMGEQGFLCPDLEEVYGGSGVDWGFAVIINEELERVGSGFIGFGLHSDITVPYITAFGNEWQKQRWLPKCTTGEIITAIAMTEPGTGSDLANIKTTAILDGDHYILNGQKTFITNGIHSDLVIVACKTDPDAVPKHKGVSLVVVERDTPGFSRGRKLKKLGLHSQDTAELIFEDCRVPKENLLGDEGKGFTYLMEKLQQERLVVAICAQTASEDMLDDTIEYVKSREAFGKSVSQFQNTQFKIAEMATEIKMGRAFLDQLISNHMAGEQVVTEVSMAKWRLTETARKISSECMQLHGGYGYMEEYKIARRYRDIPVASIYAGTNEIMKKIIAKNLGL; from the coding sequence ATGAAGCATCCATATTTGAATGAAGAGCATGATATTTTCCGAAAGTCATTCCGGAGGTTTTTAGAAAAAGAAGCGGTTCCAAACTATGAACGCTGGGAGGAAGAACGAATCATTCCCCGGTCATTTTGGATGAAAATGGGGGAGCAGGGCTTTTTATGTCCGGACCTAGAAGAAGTGTATGGAGGTTCCGGGGTGGATTGGGGCTTTGCGGTCATAATTAACGAAGAGCTAGAAAGGGTAGGTTCTGGTTTTATAGGTTTCGGGCTTCACAGTGACATTACAGTTCCGTATATTACTGCCTTCGGAAATGAATGGCAGAAACAGCGCTGGCTTCCTAAATGTACAACAGGGGAAATCATTACGGCGATCGCCATGACGGAGCCTGGAACAGGTTCTGATTTGGCCAATATTAAAACGACGGCAATTTTGGATGGAGATCATTACATATTGAATGGTCAAAAGACATTCATCACCAATGGCATTCATTCGGATTTGGTTATCGTGGCCTGCAAAACGGATCCCGATGCGGTTCCGAAACACAAAGGTGTAAGCTTGGTAGTGGTTGAAAGGGATACACCAGGTTTTTCAAGAGGAAGAAAACTGAAGAAGCTTGGTTTGCACAGTCAGGATACAGCTGAACTTATTTTTGAGGATTGCCGTGTACCAAAAGAAAATCTGCTTGGTGATGAAGGCAAGGGGTTTACATATTTAATGGAAAAATTGCAGCAGGAACGCCTTGTCGTAGCAATTTGTGCCCAAACGGCATCGGAGGATATGCTTGACGATACGATTGAATATGTAAAAAGCAGGGAAGCCTTCGGAAAATCCGTAAGTCAATTTCAAAATACCCAATTTAAGATCGCCGAAATGGCAACGGAAATTAAAATGGGCCGTGCTTTCCTCGACCAATTGATCTCCAATCATATGGCGGGGGAACAGGTCGTCACAGAGGTGTCGATGGCAAAATGGCGCTTGACGGAGACAGCCAGAAAAATATCCAGTGAATGCATGCAGCTCCACGGCGGCTATGGATATATGGAGGAATACAAAATTGCGAGAAGGTATCGGGATATTCCAGTGGCTAGCATTTATGCGGGAACGAATGAAATCATGAAGAAAATCATCGCTAAAAATCTTGGTCTTTAA
- a CDS encoding small, acid-soluble spore protein K, producing MRNKQKGFPNQTNNKFHGEPRAQARYASKRADGSINTHPQERMKASNERTN from the coding sequence TTGCGAAATAAACAAAAAGGATTTCCGAACCAAACCAATAATAAATTTCACGGTGAACCCCGTGCCCAGGCAAGATATGCTTCAAAACGTGCAGATGGTAGCATAAATACACACCCTCAGGAACGAATGAAAGCTTCGAACGAGCGAACGAATTAA